The Equus quagga isolate Etosha38 chromosome 2, UCLA_HA_Equagga_1.0, whole genome shotgun sequence genome has a window encoding:
- the RASGRP1 gene encoding RAS guanyl-releasing protein 1 isoform X4, translated as MFKMDASLTNAMEEFQELVKANGEELHCRLIDTTQINARDWSRKLTQRIKSNTSKKRKVSLLFDHLEPEELSEHLTYLEFKSFRRISFSDYQNYLVNSCVKENPTMERSIALCNGISQWVQLMVLSRPTPQLRAEVFIKFIQVAQKLHQLQNFNTLMAVIGGLSHSSISRLKETSSHIPHEINKVLGEMTELLSSYRNYDNYRRAYGECTHFKIPILGVHLKDLISLYEALPDYLEDGKVNVPKLLTLYNHINELIQLQEVPPPLEANKDLVHLLTLSLDLYYTEDEIYELSYAREPRTHKAPPLTPSKPPVVVDWASGVSPKPDPKTISKHVQRMVDSVFKNYDHDQDGYISQEEFEKIAASFPFSFCVMDKDREGLISRDEITAYFMRASSIYSKLGLGFPHNFQETTYLKPTFCDNCAGFLWGVIKQGYRCKDCGMNCHKQCKDLVVFECKKRAKNPAAPTENSTSVGPTSNLCSLGAKDMLHAPEEGPFTFPNGEAVEHSEESKDRTIMLMGVSSQKISVRLKRTVAHKATQTEPLPWLGSEGPSGPFVLSSSRKTAQDTLYVLPSPTSPCPSPVLVRKRAFVKWENKESLIKSKEELRRLRLPTYQELEQEINTLKADNDALKIQLKCAQKKIETLQLARSNHVLAQMEQGDCS; from the exons ATGTTTAAAATGGATGCCAGCTTGACAAATGCTATGGAGGAGTTTCAGGAGCTGGTGAAAGCTAACGGCGAAGAGTTGCACTGCCGCCTGATTGACACAACTCAAAT CAATGCTCGTGACTGGTCCAGGAAACTTACTCAAAGGATAAAATCAAACACCAGCAAGAAACGGAAAGTCTCTCTGCTCTTTGACCATCTGGAACCAGAAGAGCTCTCTGAGCACCTCACCTACCTTGAGTTCAAGTCCTTCCGGAGGATATCG TTCTCTGATTACCAGAATTACCTTGTGAATAGCTGTGTGAAGGAGAACCCCACCATGGAGCGGTCCATTGCCCTGTGTAATGGCATCTCCCAGTGGGTACAACTGATGGTTCTCAGCCGCCCCACCCCACAGCTCCGAGCGGAAGTCTTTATCAAGTTCATCCAGGTGGCTCAG AAGCTCCACCAACTACAGAACTTCAATACATTGATGGCTGTGATAGGAGGGCTAAGCCACAGCTCGATCTCCAGGCTCAAGGAGACAAGTTCCCACATCCCACACGAAATCAATAAG GTTCTGGGTGAGATGACGGAGCTGCTGTCCTCCTATAGAAACTACGACAACTACCGGCGAGCCTATGGGGAGTGCACCCACTTTAAGATCCCCATCCTGGGGGTGCACCTCAAAGACCTCATCTCCCTGTACGAAGCCCTGCCTGACTACCTGGAGGATGGGAAGGTGAATGTACCCAAGCTGCTGACCCTTTACAATCATATCAACGAACTGATCCAGCTGCAAGAGGTACCCCCGCCCCTGGAGGCCAACAAGGACTTGGTGCATCTGCTGACG TTATCCTTAGATCTCTACTACACCGAAGATGAAATCTACGAGCTGTCCTATGCCCGGGAACCAAGGACCCACAAAGCCCCA ccACTAACACCTTCAAAGCCACCAGTAGTAGTGGACTGGGCCTCTGGAGTGTCTCCCAAACCTGACCCAAAGACTATAAGCAAACATGTGCAGAGGATGGTGGAT TCTGTCTTCAAGAACTATGATCATGACCAGGATGGATACATTTCTcaggaagagtttgaaaagattGCTGCgagttttccattttccttctgtgtgatGGACAAAGACAG ggaaggcctcatCAGCAGAGACGAGATCACAGCCTACTTCATGAGGGCCAGCTCAATCTACTCCAAGCTGGGCCTGGGCTTCCCTCACAACTTCCAAGAGACAACCTACCTGAAGCCCACTTTCTGTGACAACTGTGCTGGATTT CTCTGGGGAGTAATCAAACAAGGATATCGGTGTAAAG ACTGCGGGATGAACTGCCACAAACAATGCAAAGATCTGGTTGTGTTCGAGTGCAAGAAGCGAGCCAAGAACCCAGCAGCTCCCACAGAGAACAGCACCTCTGTGGGGCCGACGTCCAACCTTTGCTCACTGGGAGCCAAAGATATGCTCCACG CACCTGAGGAAGGACCTTTCACATTCCCTAATGGGGAGGCTGTGGAACACAGTGAAGAAAGTAAGGATCGGACCATCATGCTCATGGGAGTGTCCTCACAGAAGATTTCCGTTCGGCTAAAGAGGACTGTCGCCCACAAGGCCACCCAGACCGAACCACTGCCTTGGCTTGGCAGCGAGGGCCCTTCTGGTCCCTTTGTGCTGTCTTCCTCAAGGAAGACAGCCCAGGATACTCTCTATGTGCTTCCCAGTCCCACATCTCCGTGCCCCAGCCCAGTCTTGGTCAGAAAGCGGGCTTTTGTCAAGTGGGAGAATAAAGAATCTCTCATAAAATCAAAAGAGGAGCTCCGCCGCCTCAGACTCCCAACCTACCAAGAGCTGGAACAG
- the RASGRP1 gene encoding RAS guanyl-releasing protein 1 isoform X3 — protein sequence MGLNFSKELQLPTYKDADGNLCRSNQQLQVMLTMHRILISSAELLQKVITLYKDALAQNSPGLCLKICYFVRYWITEFWTMFKMDASLTNAMEEFQELVKANGEELHCRLIDTTQINARDWSRKLTQRIKSNTSKKRKVSLLFDHLEPEELSEHLTYLEFKSFRRISFSDYQNYLVNSCVKENPTMERSIALCNGISQWVQLMVLSRPTPQLRAEVFIKFIQVAQKLHQLQNFNTLMAVIGGLSHSSISRLKETSSHIPHEINKVLGEMTELLSSYRNYDNYRRAYGECTHFKIPILGVHLKDLISLYEALPDYLEDGKVNVPKLLTLYNHINELIQLQEVPPPLEANKDLVHLLTLSLDLYYTEDEIYELSYAREPRTHKAPPLTPSKPPVVVDWASGVSPKPDPKTISKHVQRMVDSVFKNYDHDQDGYISQEEFEKIAASFPFSFCVMDKDREGLISRDEITAYFMRASSIYSKLGLGFPHNFQETTYLKPTFCDNCAGFLWGVIKQGYRCKDCGMNCHKQCKDLVVFECKKRAKNPAAPTENSTSVGPTSNLCSLGAKDMLHAPEEGPFTFPNGEAVEHSEESKDRTIMLMGVSSQKISVRLKRTVAHKATQTEPLPWLGSEGPSGPFVLSSSRKTAQDTLYVLPSPTSPCPSPVLVRKRAFVKWENKESLIKSKEELRRLRLPTYQELEQEINTLKADNDALKIQLKCAQKKIETLQLARSNHVLAQMEQGDCS from the exons ATGCAGATGGAAACCTGTGTCGAAGTAACCAGCAGTTGCAAGTCATGCTGACCATGCACCGAATTCTCATTTCCTCTGCCGAACTGCTCCAAAAAGTTATCACCCT CTATAAGGATGCCTTGGCACAGAATTCACCAGGGCTCTGCCTGAAGATCTGCTATTTTGTAAG GTATTGGATAACGGAATTCTGGACCATGTTTAAAATGGATGCCAGCTTGACAAATGCTATGGAGGAGTTTCAGGAGCTGGTGAAAGCTAACGGCGAAGAGTTGCACTGCCGCCTGATTGACACAACTCAAAT CAATGCTCGTGACTGGTCCAGGAAACTTACTCAAAGGATAAAATCAAACACCAGCAAGAAACGGAAAGTCTCTCTGCTCTTTGACCATCTGGAACCAGAAGAGCTCTCTGAGCACCTCACCTACCTTGAGTTCAAGTCCTTCCGGAGGATATCG TTCTCTGATTACCAGAATTACCTTGTGAATAGCTGTGTGAAGGAGAACCCCACCATGGAGCGGTCCATTGCCCTGTGTAATGGCATCTCCCAGTGGGTACAACTGATGGTTCTCAGCCGCCCCACCCCACAGCTCCGAGCGGAAGTCTTTATCAAGTTCATCCAGGTGGCTCAG AAGCTCCACCAACTACAGAACTTCAATACATTGATGGCTGTGATAGGAGGGCTAAGCCACAGCTCGATCTCCAGGCTCAAGGAGACAAGTTCCCACATCCCACACGAAATCAATAAG GTTCTGGGTGAGATGACGGAGCTGCTGTCCTCCTATAGAAACTACGACAACTACCGGCGAGCCTATGGGGAGTGCACCCACTTTAAGATCCCCATCCTGGGGGTGCACCTCAAAGACCTCATCTCCCTGTACGAAGCCCTGCCTGACTACCTGGAGGATGGGAAGGTGAATGTACCCAAGCTGCTGACCCTTTACAATCATATCAACGAACTGATCCAGCTGCAAGAGGTACCCCCGCCCCTGGAGGCCAACAAGGACTTGGTGCATCTGCTGACG TTATCCTTAGATCTCTACTACACCGAAGATGAAATCTACGAGCTGTCCTATGCCCGGGAACCAAGGACCCACAAAGCCCCA ccACTAACACCTTCAAAGCCACCAGTAGTAGTGGACTGGGCCTCTGGAGTGTCTCCCAAACCTGACCCAAAGACTATAAGCAAACATGTGCAGAGGATGGTGGAT TCTGTCTTCAAGAACTATGATCATGACCAGGATGGATACATTTCTcaggaagagtttgaaaagattGCTGCgagttttccattttccttctgtgtgatGGACAAAGACAG ggaaggcctcatCAGCAGAGACGAGATCACAGCCTACTTCATGAGGGCCAGCTCAATCTACTCCAAGCTGGGCCTGGGCTTCCCTCACAACTTCCAAGAGACAACCTACCTGAAGCCCACTTTCTGTGACAACTGTGCTGGATTT CTCTGGGGAGTAATCAAACAAGGATATCGGTGTAAAG ACTGCGGGATGAACTGCCACAAACAATGCAAAGATCTGGTTGTGTTCGAGTGCAAGAAGCGAGCCAAGAACCCAGCAGCTCCCACAGAGAACAGCACCTCTGTGGGGCCGACGTCCAACCTTTGCTCACTGGGAGCCAAAGATATGCTCCACG CACCTGAGGAAGGACCTTTCACATTCCCTAATGGGGAGGCTGTGGAACACAGTGAAGAAAGTAAGGATCGGACCATCATGCTCATGGGAGTGTCCTCACAGAAGATTTCCGTTCGGCTAAAGAGGACTGTCGCCCACAAGGCCACCCAGACCGAACCACTGCCTTGGCTTGGCAGCGAGGGCCCTTCTGGTCCCTTTGTGCTGTCTTCCTCAAGGAAGACAGCCCAGGATACTCTCTATGTGCTTCCCAGTCCCACATCTCCGTGCCCCAGCCCAGTCTTGGTCAGAAAGCGGGCTTTTGTCAAGTGGGAGAATAAAGAATCTCTCATAAAATCAAAAGAGGAGCTCCGCCGCCTCAGACTCCCAACCTACCAAGAGCTGGAACAG